The Fusobacterium periodonticum 1_1_41FAA genomic sequence TCCACCTATAGATTTCTCTAATTTTTTATTTATAAATTCAATTCTCTGTTCTGTTGACATAACCTTGAATAATTTTTCTTCATTAGCTGTTAATACAACACCATATTTCTTTAAAGCATTGACTTTTCCATTGATTGCTTTTCCATAAAGTTCTCCAATAGCAATGGCGTCTTCCTGTGTTCCATTTAAACCTTTATCAAAGGCAATCATATCGTCAAGTAAAGGCATTGTCTTTTTAATTTGGTCTGCATTCATTTTAAATACAGCTAGTCTACTTGCACCAGCTACAGCAACATCATCTCCAACTACCCCAACGTCTTGTAATGCACTAGCCTCATCTTTTAACATTTTAATATGCTCTTTACTTGCGTTAGCTTGTTTCATTAAATTCGTTTCTAGTAGTTTATCTGCTTTTAGTTTATCTTTTGCAGCTTCTATTGATTGTTTGAGAAATACTCCAACCGCCGCAGTCAATGCTCCAAAACCTATTGCAGTCCACTTAGCAACGGATTTCATACCTGCTTTTATTGCATTAGTGAACTTCTTAACACTCCTATTAGCTTGTTTTAGTTTTTTTTCAGTTGTACCTAATTTCTCATTTACTTTATGCAATGGACTCGTAAATTTATCTTTTAAGTTTAAAATCACAGCAACTGTTTTAGACATAATATACCCTCCTTTCGCTTGACATTTCTTTAGAAATAGTGTATAATATTATTAATAATAAAACCCTGAGTGATGAGCCTGAACGTGGTAAGTCACTCCTCTTTTTTTTATACTGATTTACTTAATCTTTCAATTTCTAAATCCATCGTAGCCATCATCAATAACTTTTCTTCATACTCTAAATTAAGTAGATACTCAATTTTAAAACCTCTTAGAATATAAAAAGAGAGAAATGCCATATCGACATCTCCCAATATTAGTTTTTTATATCATCTATATCCTCATTTTCAGCAAGTCCATATAAACCCAAAATAAATGTAGCAAGTTTATTGATTTCTCCTAAGTTTTCATCAAAAACAGGTGTTACAACATCATAAGGCTCTGCAACCTCATATGCTTCCTGTAATTCCTTTTTTTGTAGTAAAGGACAATGTTTATAGATTAATTTACAATTGGCTCTATATGCTCCATCAGTAGATTTATCATCAGCATTATCCATTACTTTCAACACATCTCTAGCTTTAAGTTTTACAACTTCTATTGTTCCACCTAAAACTTCTGAATTAAAATATGCAATTCTCATTTTATCATTATTTGATTGTTCTTTTCTAGCAAGTAACATTTCTAAAGTTATATTTTTAGCCATTTTTTATATCCTCCTTAAATTAAATCAATAAATCTATAGCCTGAGAAAGCAAAGGGTACTTCTTCTTCTCTTAACGATTTATTTTCAAATTTTATAGTCATCAGTTCATTTATTGTTACTCCAGTGATTTCCACTCTTTCAGCACCATCAGCACTAGGGTCTTCTAATTTAGCAACAATAGTAAAATCAGGCATATTACCACTTTTTATAGCGTCACCAATTAATTTAGCGATAGCACTATCTATCTTATGCAGTGTCATTGTACCCTCTCCAGCATAACCCATATATCTTTTGTGCTTTCCTAAATCTCCCATTATATCAACGTCTTCATAATCTAAAGCAACTTTAGCTTCAAATGATTTAACTGAGCCAACTTCTTCTCCATTAAACCATATCGCACCAAAACTACCTCTGATTATTTTATTTTTATCCATCTTATTAAACATCATTTACCTCCTTAAAACATATTGATAGTAAATTTAAAGTCTTCAACAGCATTTAATATTTTGATGTTAGCTTTCATAAACACCTTTTTCTTAAATGTTAGCTTTTTGATTTTCTCATCGTCATAGTCTTCAACTTCTTTTTTACCTACACCTAACCACGCTAATCTCTGTGCCTCAACGTCTACTTGTGAATAGTTGTCATACTCTTTATCTAATATGTCCTCTCTTTCAAGTTCTTTAAAGTAAGCATTTATAGCTGTAAAAAACAGTACTTGATTATCATATTTGTTTTTGTATTTTCCAATCCATTTTTTGAATGTTGAGTATATGTCATCTCTCATTAAGTCCATACTTTCAACTATAATGATGTCTTTCATATCCTCTGTTTCGTCTTGTGTTATTTCTTCTAAAGACGTACAACCTCTAGCAACTCTTATGTCACCCTCGTCTTTATATAAGCAAAAACCACCTTTATCTATTGTTTCGTTTATTTTATTAAAGATACTAACTTCTTTTAAATTTCCACAAAGGAATGATGTAGCTGAACGTGTCATTGGCAACCCTGCTAACATTCCTAGAATTGTTGGTACATATTGCCAACCATCAACTTCTCCTCTAGCGTCAACAAATGTTACTTTGTCATTCATTAAATTTACAATTCCTTTATTGTCAGGTTTTGTAGCTTTAAACACCACAGCTTTATAAGTTTTACCAGCTTTTCTAACTGATTTAGTCCAACTTACTAATGTAGCAGTATCTCCACTTGCTCCATCATAAGCAAGTCCAATCCAGTTAATTCTCTCTTGTTCCACTAATTTTAAAGTATCTGCTAATGTACCTGCTCCCTTGTTAAATACAAATACCTTGTTTGGTGTATATTCAAAAGTATCTTTTACAAGTGGTAATACTTCGGCTGTATAATCATCATCTTTAACATCAATAATTGATTTATACTCTTTCATAGTCCAATTTTTACCAACTTCATTTACTATAAGTCCAACTATCCCTAATTGACTTCTCTTAACAGCTGTTACAGCTAATTGTTTAAAAATTATTTCAATGCTAGGTAATCCCATATCTTATAACCTCCTATTCATCCAACCTTATTTTTTATCAATACGATATTCCAATTCTTCCATCATATATTTATCAACATCATTTTCTATTTTTTCCATTGTTAAGCTATCAAAACTAGCAATTAATACTCCATCATCTGTTTCATCAAAATCAATGTCATCGACAGGTATAATAAAATCATCTGTGACTTTTAATGAGCCTAAAAAAGCGTCCTCTATCTTTTCAGTTATTTTCAAACGTTCTAATTTACCTTTACCTATAACACTAGTAAAAAAGTAGATTCTAATTGTAAAGTGACGCTCCTTATAAGTAGTCATAAAAGCACTTGTTTTTAATCCGTCCAACTCAGTTCTAAAACTAGGTCTATTGAATTTTTCAGATAAATCTTTACTATCAATTTCAATCTCAGGACAAGCATTATTTAGTGTAGAGTTGACAGCTTTCAAAATATCACTCAGTTTAATCACTAAAAACCTCCATTTTTAATAACTTCATCTACAAATTCATCAGTCGACTTTACAAATTTATCGTAGTAATCTCTATGCCCTTGTTCTAAGACAAAATATCCTTTTTTAAATCCGTGTTCTTTACCAGTTTTATCTTTGATAATATGTCCTTTTTCAAT encodes the following:
- a CDS encoding phage portal protein, giving the protein MAKNITLEMLLARKEQSNNDKMRIAYFNSEVLGGTIEVVKLKARDVLKVMDNADDKSTDGAYRANCKLIYKHCPLLQKKELQEAYEVAEPYDVVTPVFDENLGEINKLATFILGLYGLAENEDIDDIKN
- a CDS encoding phage tail sheath C-terminal domain-containing protein encodes the protein MGLPSIEIIFKQLAVTAVKRSQLGIVGLIVNEVGKNWTMKEYKSIIDVKDDDYTAEVLPLVKDTFEYTPNKVFVFNKGAGTLADTLKLVEQERINWIGLAYDGASGDTATLVSWTKSVRKAGKTYKAVVFKATKPDNKGIVNLMNDKVTFVDARGEVDGWQYVPTILGMLAGLPMTRSATSFLCGNLKEVSIFNKINETIDKGGFCLYKDEGDIRVARGCTSLEEITQDETEDMKDIIIVESMDLMRDDIYSTFKKWIGKYKNKYDNQVLFFTAINAYFKELEREDILDKEYDNYSQVDVEAQRLAWLGVGKKEVEDYDDEKIKKLTFKKKVFMKANIKILNAVEDFKFTINMF
- a CDS encoding DUF6838 family protein, which produces MIKLSDILKAVNSTLNNACPEIEIDSKDLSEKFNRPSFRTELDGLKTSAFMTTYKERHFTIRIYFFTSVIGKGKLERLKITEKIEDAFLGSLKVTDDFIIPVDDIDFDETDDGVLIASFDSLTMEKIENDVDKYMMEELEYRIDKK
- a CDS encoding phage tail tube protein, yielding MFNKMDKNKIIRGSFGAIWFNGEEVGSVKSFEAKVALDYEDVDIMGDLGKHKRYMGYAGEGTMTLHKIDSAIAKLIGDAIKSGNMPDFTIVAKLEDPSADGAERVEITGVTINELMTIKFENKSLREEEVPFAFSGYRFIDLI